In Quercus robur chromosome 10, dhQueRobu3.1, whole genome shotgun sequence, a genomic segment contains:
- the LOC126703468 gene encoding cysteine-rich receptor-like protein kinase 29 isoform X15 translates to MAMVSSRLVFLFSICILISQAFAQPPLRHFCLDNGNYTSNSTYKANLNQLLSSLSSNTEIDYGFYNFSFGKSPDQVYSLGLCRGDVNPDICHSCINNAKNLLTLLCPNQKEAIIWYDYCMLRYSFRNIFGIVEDSPALEAANVNNVSANYDQFSRDLKTLLDSQIGQAAAGGSLRKFAAGNATAPNFQTLYSLVQCTPDLSVQVCSDCLNGAMKLIPECCDGKQGGRVVRPSCNLRFEVFPFYNTTASNNTPAAKGKESNKSRTVIIVVPIISFVVLIIISFCIYLRVRKPREKPQSESVDEIRSVESLQLVFGTIKVATDDFSDANKLGQGGFGVVYKGKLSDGQVIAVKRLSNNSGQGDLEFKNEVLLVAKLQHRNLVRLLGFCLEGIERLLIYEFVPNGSLDNFIFDPIKCVQLDWARRYKIIGGIARGLLYLHEDSRLRIIHRDLKASNILLDSEMNPKISDFGMARLFELDQSESNTSRIVGTYGYMPPEYAMHGQFSVKSDVFSFGVLVLEIISGRKNSSFGNGENIENLLSYAWKNWKQVVLNQTFACNGRMIQG, encoded by the exons ATGGCAATGGTTTCTTCAAGACTTGTCTTCCTATTTTCCATTTGCATACTGATTTCTCAAGCCTTTGCTCAGCCGCCATTACGCCATTTTTGTTTAGACAATGGTAACTACACAAGCAACAGTACCTACAAAGCAAACCTCAATCAACTcctctcctccctctcttccAACACTGAAATTGACTACGGGTtctacaatttttcttttggcAAAAGCCCTGACCAAGTTTATTCACTTGGACTTTGTAGAGGAGATGTCAACCCAGATATTTGCCATAGTTGCATCAATAACGCTAAAAATCTTCTCACTCTGCTTTGTCCCAATCAGAAGGAAGCAATAATATGGTATGACTATTGCATGTTACGCTACTCATTTCGCAACATATTTGGCATCGTGGAAGATAGCCCTGCTTTGGAGGCGGCAAACGTGAATAACGTATCAGCCAATTATGATCAGTTCAGTCGGGACCTGAAGACCTTGTTGGATAGCCAAATTGGTCAAGCTGCAGCAGGTGGTTCTCTTCGTAAGTTTGCAGCGGGAAATGCAACAGCACCAAACTTCCAAACTCTATATTCACTTGTGCAATGCACACCTGATTTGTCTGTGCAAGTTTGCAGTGATTGCTTGAATGGGGCTATGAAGCTTATACCAGAATGTTGTGATGGGAAGCAAGGTGGGAGAGTTGTCAGACCCAGCTGTAATTTAAGGTTTGAGGTCTTTCCCTTCTATAATACCACAGCATCAAACAACACCCCTGCTGCAAAAG GAAAGGAGAGTAACAAATCTCGAACAGTCATCATAGTTGTACCCATTATTTCTTTTGTGGTACTAATTATAATCTCCTTCTGCATCTACTTAAGAGTCAGGAAACCAAGGGAGAAACCACAAA GCGAATCTGTGGATGAGATTAGAAGTGTGGAATCTTTGCAGTTAGTCTTTGGCACTATTAAAGTCGCAACAGATGACTTTTCTGATGCAAATAAGCTTGGACAAGGTGGATTTGGTGTTGTTTACAAG GGTAAACTCTCTGATGGACAAGTTATTGCTGTGAAAAGACTTTCAAATAATTCTGGTCAAGGAGATCTTGAATTTAAGAATGAAGTTTTGTTAGTGGCCAAGCTTCAACACCGAAATTTAGTTAGACTCCTAGGATTTTGCTTGGAAGGAATTGAAAGGCTTCTAATTTATGAGTTTGTGCCCAATGGAAGTCTTGATAACTTCATTTTTG ATCCAATCAAGTGTGTACAACTGGATTGGGCAAGACGCTACAAAATCATAGGAGGCATTGCACGAGGTCTTCTCTACCTTCATGAAGACTCTCGACTTCGTATTATTCATCGGGATCTCAAAGCAAGCAATATCCTACTAGATTCTGAAATGaatccaaaaatttcagattttggtATGGCAAGATTGTTTGAACTTGATCAAAGCGAAAGCAATACCAGTAGAATTGTGGGGACCTA TGGATATATGCCTCCAGAGTATGCAATGCATGGACAATTCTCAGTAAAGTCTGATGTCTTTAGTTTTGGCGTGCTAGTGTTAGAGATAATAAGTGGACGAAAGAATAGCTCCTTCGGAAATGGAGAGAATATTGAGAACCTTCTAAGCTAt gcATGGAAAAATTGGAAACAAG
- the LOC126703468 gene encoding cysteine-rich receptor-like protein kinase 44 isoform X10, protein MAMVSSRLVFLFSICILISQAFAQPPLRHFCLDNGNYTSNSTYKANLNQLLSSLSSNTEIDYGFYNFSFGKSPDQVYSLGLCRGDVNPDICHSCINNAKNLLTLLCPNQKEAIIWYDYCMLRYSFRNIFGIVEDSPALEAANVNNVSANYDQFSRDLKTLLDSQIGQAAAGGSLRKFAAGNATAPNFQTLYSLVQCTPDLSVQVCSDCLNGAMKLIPECCDGKQGGRVVRPSCNLRFEVFPFYNTTASNNTPAAKGKESNKSRTVIIVVPIISFVVLIIISFCIYLRVRKPREKPQSESVDEIRSVESLQLVFGTIKVATDDFSDANKLGQGGFGVVYKGKLSDGQVIAVKRLSNNSGQGDLEFKNEVLLVAKLQHRNLVRLLGFCLEGIERLLIYEFVPNGSLDNFIFDPIKCVQLDWARRYKIIGGIARGLLYLHEDSRLRIIHRDLKASNILLDSEMNPKISDFGMARLFELDQSESNTSRIVGTYGYMPPEYAMHGQFSVKSDVFSFGVLVLEIISGRKNSSFGNGENIENLLSYAWKNWKQGIVSNLVDPTLKAGSTTEIMRCIHIGLLCVQENVAHRPTMASVVLMLNSYSITLPIPSEPAFLMNSGTESNIWLQWEHDSRLAKSNQSKSSSIQASINEVSITELSPR, encoded by the exons ATGGCAATGGTTTCTTCAAGACTTGTCTTCCTATTTTCCATTTGCATACTGATTTCTCAAGCCTTTGCTCAGCCGCCATTACGCCATTTTTGTTTAGACAATGGTAACTACACAAGCAACAGTACCTACAAAGCAAACCTCAATCAACTcctctcctccctctcttccAACACTGAAATTGACTACGGGTtctacaatttttcttttggcAAAAGCCCTGACCAAGTTTATTCACTTGGACTTTGTAGAGGAGATGTCAACCCAGATATTTGCCATAGTTGCATCAATAACGCTAAAAATCTTCTCACTCTGCTTTGTCCCAATCAGAAGGAAGCAATAATATGGTATGACTATTGCATGTTACGCTACTCATTTCGCAACATATTTGGCATCGTGGAAGATAGCCCTGCTTTGGAGGCGGCAAACGTGAATAACGTATCAGCCAATTATGATCAGTTCAGTCGGGACCTGAAGACCTTGTTGGATAGCCAAATTGGTCAAGCTGCAGCAGGTGGTTCTCTTCGTAAGTTTGCAGCGGGAAATGCAACAGCACCAAACTTCCAAACTCTATATTCACTTGTGCAATGCACACCTGATTTGTCTGTGCAAGTTTGCAGTGATTGCTTGAATGGGGCTATGAAGCTTATACCAGAATGTTGTGATGGGAAGCAAGGTGGGAGAGTTGTCAGACCCAGCTGTAATTTAAGGTTTGAGGTCTTTCCCTTCTATAATACCACAGCATCAAACAACACCCCTGCTGCAAAAG GAAAGGAGAGTAACAAATCTCGAACAGTCATCATAGTTGTACCCATTATTTCTTTTGTGGTACTAATTATAATCTCCTTCTGCATCTACTTAAGAGTCAGGAAACCAAGGGAGAAACCACAAA GCGAATCTGTGGATGAGATTAGAAGTGTGGAATCTTTGCAGTTAGTCTTTGGCACTATTAAAGTCGCAACAGATGACTTTTCTGATGCAAATAAGCTTGGACAAGGTGGATTTGGTGTTGTTTACAAG GGTAAACTCTCTGATGGACAAGTTATTGCTGTGAAAAGACTTTCAAATAATTCTGGTCAAGGAGATCTTGAATTTAAGAATGAAGTTTTGTTAGTGGCCAAGCTTCAACACCGAAATTTAGTTAGACTCCTAGGATTTTGCTTGGAAGGAATTGAAAGGCTTCTAATTTATGAGTTTGTGCCCAATGGAAGTCTTGATAACTTCATTTTTG ATCCAATCAAGTGTGTACAACTGGATTGGGCAAGACGCTACAAAATCATAGGAGGCATTGCACGAGGTCTTCTCTACCTTCATGAAGACTCTCGACTTCGTATTATTCATCGGGATCTCAAAGCAAGCAATATCCTACTAGATTCTGAAATGaatccaaaaatttcagattttggtATGGCAAGATTGTTTGAACTTGATCAAAGCGAAAGCAATACCAGTAGAATTGTGGGGACCTA TGGATATATGCCTCCAGAGTATGCAATGCATGGACAATTCTCAGTAAAGTCTGATGTCTTTAGTTTTGGCGTGCTAGTGTTAGAGATAATAAGTGGACGAAAGAATAGCTCCTTCGGAAATGGAGAGAATATTGAGAACCTTCTAAGCTAt GCATGGAAAAATTGGAAACAGGGTATAGTTTCAAATCTTGTAGATCCCACATTGAAGGCAGGTTCAACAACCGAAATAATGAGATGCATTCACATTGGATTACTATGTGTTCAAGAAAATGTAGCTCATAGACCAACTATGGCATCTGTTGTTCTCATGCTTAATAGCTACTCTATTACTCTACCAATACCCTCAGAACCTGCATTTTTAATGAACAGTGGTACTGAATCAAACATTTGGTTACAATGGGAGCATGATTCAAGGCTGGCAAAGTCAAATCAATCAAAAAGTAGCTCTATCCAAGCTTCGATAAATGAGGTGTCAATCACAGAGCTATCTCCTCGCTAA
- the LOC126703863 gene encoding uncharacterized protein LOC126703863, which yields MAGDPSKRNQNLYCAYHQEPSHTTDDCRNLKNHLDRLVREGKLRHLLHHLVGWQEQSNIETRQSALRPPIGTINVILAAPGRTGSNPLKVMSVGRLLSEADGRESKRARASPTPLIGFSDKEKLGTLQPHDDALVVTLRIGGYDVKRVLVDQGSVVEVMYPDLYKGLNLKPKDLSAYDSPLVSFEGKIVTPKGIIRLPVQTDSNVVEVNFIVVDAYSPYTAIVARPWLHALGAVPSTLHQKVKYPSEGQVKEIIGNQAMARQCMVSAISQRPNSELSTSVENGL from the coding sequence atggcagGTGACCCCTCGAAACGTAATCAGAATCTATATTGCGCGTACCACCAAGAGCCAAGCCACACCACCGATGATTGCAGGAATCTGAAAAACCACTTGGACCGGCTAGTCCGAGAGGGGAAGTTGAGACATTTATTGCATCACCTTGTCGGATGGCAGGAACAATCAAACATCGAAACCAGGCAAAGCGCATTGAGGCCGCCcattggcacaataaatgtcatcCTCGCCGCACCTGGAAGGACCGGATCCAATCCTCTCAAAGTAATGTCAGTGGGCAGGCTCCTGTCTGAAGCCGATGGCAGGGAATCTAAAAGGGCCAGAGCGAGTCCCACGCCCTTAATCGGATTCTCGGATAAGGAAAAACTGGGAACCCTTCAACCCCACGACGACGCCCTAGTCGTCACGCTCAGAATTGGGGGTTATGACGTCAAGAGGGTGCTAGTTGATCAAGGCAGCGTCGTGGAAGTAATGTATCCCGACTTATATAAAGGACTGAACCTGAAGCCAAAGGACTTGTCGGCATACGACTCCCCTTTGGTTAGTTTCGAAGGAAAAATAGTCACCCCGAAAGGCATAATCAGGCTGCCTGTACAAACAGACTCTAACGTGGTGGAAGTGAACTTCATTGTGGTAGATGCgtactccccctacacagctatCGTGGCCCGAccatggcttcatgcactaggggctgtgCCATCAACCCTAcaccaaaaagtgaagtatccgtcaGAAGGTCAAGTCAAAGAAATAATAGGGAACCAAGCGATGgccaggcaatgcatggtgtccGCAATCTCGCAACGACCAAATAGTGAACTTTCCACCTCAGTCGAGAATGGCTTATAG